The sequence ATAATAATGTACATTCAGGGTTACAACTATTTTTCGCCGACTTATTTTTATAACAATCGTACTCTATCGCTTTTTTGGATAAGGAGACTTTCATGGATAAACCATTCACGATTCTGCCGGACGCGCCTGCCATGCCGGGTGCGAAAACCTCGCCTTTCTATGTGCAGACGGAGCAGAAGGGCGAGCAGAAATCATACAGAACCATCACTCACTGGCACGACGAGCTGGAATGTCTGACGATCCTGGACGGGACGCTGGATTTCCAGCTGAACGAATCCGTCATTTCCCTGCAGAAGGGTTCGACGCTGATTGTCCTTCCCGGGACGATCCACAGGAATCTGCCGAAGCCGGAGGACACGGTCTTCATGCGCATTCTGGCCAATCCTGCGCTCCTCACGGCGAATGAGGAAATCCGGGAGAAGCTGGTCCGCCCGCTCCTCCAGAATGCCAGCCGGGAGTATTTCTACATCCCTGCGGGCTCGGATGACGCACCCAAGGTGCAGCGTCTTTTACGGGAACTGCAGGCTTCCAAGGACAGCAAGGAGCCGGCAGCGCCTTTCCGCACGGTGGCTCTCATCCACATGCTTCTTTACTACCTCTACCGCTCGTTCCCTCCGATGCTGAATGCGCTCCCGCAGCCTTCTTTCTCGGACCGCGCTGTCCAGAAGGACATGGTCCATTTCATTCATGAGCATTACCAGGAAAAGATCACGCTGGCGGACATTTCCGCAGCCGGCAAGGTGTCCCGCAGCAAGTGCTGCTCGCTTTTCAAGATTTACATGGGCAGCTCGCCGATTGACTTCGTGAATGACTACCGCCTCGAGGTCAGCCGCTCGCTTCTCCAGTACACGGACACCTCTGTCGCAGACATCGCTTTCAACTGCGGCTTCACGAGCCAGAGCTATTTCACCAAGCTCTTCAGCCGGACGTTCCACATGACTCCTACGGAATTTAGGAATAGTACAAAGAAAATCTCTATATAAGACTATTTTTAGCAATATCGTCGCGAAATCCCTTTTTTTCTTCGGATTTCGCGATTTTTTATTGAAAATTTATATGCAAATAATTTGCTATATCGAAAAGTGATGATATAATATAAGTGGATATAGATAAACACGAATGTGTTACCCCTACTATAACTCCATCTTTCCAGGGAAAGGATCTGTTGCGTACGTACAGGAAGTGACAAATCCTTTTCTTATACGGAAATGTTCCTTTCTCTCCAAAGAGAAGCTAAAGCGGAGGTTAACCTATGAATCCACTCGTATTCTTCTTTCAATCTGCGTCGGCGGGCGGAGTGCTCCTCTTCCTGGCCGCGATCCTGGGCCTTGTGATGGCGAATACCGGTCTTGCTCCTTACTACGAGCATTTCCTTCATGCTGAGCTAGGTCCTCTTCCTGTGCACTTATGGATCAATGATGTGCTGATGGCCATCTTCTTCCTGCAGGTGGGACTGGAAGTGAAACGAGAAATGATCCATGGCGAGCTGAACACGAATGCCAAGCGCTTCCTGCCGGGCATCGGGGCCTTCTTCGGGCTCATCTGTCCGGCCATCGTCTACACGATCGTGAATTTCTCTTATCCTGAGTATCTCTCCGGCTGGGCCATCCCGACGGCGACCGACATCGCGTTTGCGATCGGCATCGTCTCCGTCCTGGGCTCCCGGGTTCCCATATCCATGAAAGTCTTCCTGACGACTCTGGCCGTCATGGATGATCTCATGGCCATCGTCATCATTGCTCTCTTCTACACGCAGGAACTTGCGTGGATGTACCTTCTTGGCGCAGCGGCGGTCACGGCTCTCCTTTTCTACATCAACAGAATCGGTTACATCCGTCCGATCCCCTACCTCATGCTTGGCATCGTCCTCTGGTACTGCGTCTTCCGCTCGGGACTTCATGCGACACTGGCAGGCGTCATCCTCGCCTCCGCCATTCCCTTCCGCGGCATGCGGGAAGGACGCACAGTCTCCCCGGTACAGGAATGGGAGCATGCCCTTACGAACTGGGTCACTTTCCTCATCGTGCCCCTCTTCGGATTTGCAAATACCGGTGTTTATCTCGGTCATTTCCAGATCTCGGATCTGTT is a genomic window of Veillonellaceae bacterium containing:
- a CDS encoding AraC family transcriptional regulator, with the translated sequence MDKPFTILPDAPAMPGAKTSPFYVQTEQKGEQKSYRTITHWHDELECLTILDGTLDFQLNESVISLQKGSTLIVLPGTIHRNLPKPEDTVFMRILANPALLTANEEIREKLVRPLLQNASREYFYIPAGSDDAPKVQRLLRELQASKDSKEPAAPFRTVALIHMLLYYLYRSFPPMLNALPQPSFSDRAVQKDMVHFIHEHYQEKITLADISAAGKVSRSKCCSLFKIYMGSSPIDFVNDYRLEVSRSLLQYTDTSVADIAFNCGFTSQSYFTKLFSRTFHMTPTEFRNSTKKISI
- the nhaA gene encoding Na+/H+ antiporter NhaA, translated to MNPLVFFFQSASAGGVLLFLAAILGLVMANTGLAPYYEHFLHAELGPLPVHLWINDVLMAIFFLQVGLEVKREMIHGELNTNAKRFLPGIGAFFGLICPAIVYTIVNFSYPEYLSGWAIPTATDIAFAIGIVSVLGSRVPISMKVFLTTLAVMDDLMAIVIIALFYTQELAWMYLLGAAAVTALLFYINRIGYIRPIPYLMLGIVLWYCVFRSGLHATLAGVILASAIPFRGMREGRTVSPVQEWEHALTNWVTFLIVPLFGFANTGVYLGHFQISDLFQPVVLGIAIGLFLGKQVGVFGTMYILVKTKLVPMPAAATWTHVYGIALCCGIGFTMSLFVDLLAFPPGDARELAKVGIFLGSLLSGIAGYLVLRFAAKPHPQNLEASPITNVN